In the genome of Desulfuromonas acetexigens, one region contains:
- a CDS encoding lipocalin family protein, with amino-acid sequence MIRLKKWFVLIATMLTGCVGMPDGVVPVEPFDLERYLGRWYEIARLDHSFERGLSKVSAEYSLREDGSVRVINRGYSEAEGKWKEAEGKARFVRNPTEGFLKVSFFGPFYASYIIFNLDQEHYRYALISGPDTSYLWILSRQPTLERETVDMLIEKARQAGFDTSGLIFVEQAADSSPVQ; translated from the coding sequence ATGATCCGTCTGAAAAAATGGTTTGTCCTGATCGCTACCATGCTGACGGGCTGTGTCGGTATGCCGGATGGGGTCGTGCCGGTCGAGCCCTTTGACCTGGAGCGCTATCTCGGGCGCTGGTATGAAATCGCCCGGCTGGATCACTCCTTCGAGCGGGGCTTGAGCAAGGTGAGCGCGGAATATTCTCTGCGCGAGGATGGCTCGGTTCGCGTTATCAATCGCGGCTACTCCGAGGCCGAGGGGAAGTGGAAGGAAGCGGAAGGCAAGGCGCGTTTTGTGCGCAATCCAACGGAGGGTTTTCTGAAGGTTTCTTTTTTCGGTCCCTTTTACGCCTCCTACATTATCTTCAACCTCGATCAGGAACACTACCGCTACGCCCTGATCAGCGGTCCCGATACCTCCTATCTGTGGATTCTCTCCCGGCAGCCGACACTGGAGCGAGAGACTGTGGATATGCTGATCGAAAAGGCCCGCCAGGCGGGTTTCGATACCAGCGGATTGATTTTTGTCGAGCAGGCGGCGGACTCATCCCCGGTACAATAG
- a CDS encoding addiction module antidote protein: protein MAKSTEYQKDLIEALKDPCEAAAYLNAAIEEGEREVFLLALRNVAEANGGMGAVAARANLSRESMYRMLSRRGNPEIKSLFMLLHSMGLKLAVQAEAPICDAGCDCTQ from the coding sequence ATGGCCAAGTCCACTGAGTATCAAAAAGACCTGATCGAAGCGCTCAAGGACCCTTGCGAGGCGGCCGCCTATCTGAATGCCGCCATTGAGGAAGGTGAGCGGGAGGTTTTTCTTCTGGCCTTGCGTAATGTCGCCGAGGCCAATGGCGGAATGGGCGCCGTTGCCGCCAGAGCCAACCTGAGCCGGGAAAGTATGTACCGGATGCTTTCCCGCAGAGGAAATCCGGAGATCAAAAGCCTCTTTATGCTGCTCCATTCCATGGGTTTGAAGCTGGCGGTCCAAGCCGAGGCGCCTATTTGTGATGCGGGATGTGACTGTACGCAATAA
- a CDS encoding type II toxin-antitoxin system RelE/ParE family toxin gives MQTYPYDIEYYIDENGNRPFKDWLEGMRDVAGRAKLRIRLDRARLGNLGDNRSVGEGVRELRVDFGPGYRVYFALDGAHVVLLLLGGDKSSQTRDIAKAKEYWQDYQRRRDHGQVH, from the coding sequence ATGCAAACATACCCTTACGATATCGAATATTACATCGACGAAAACGGGAATCGACCCTTCAAGGATTGGCTGGAGGGGATGCGTGATGTTGCCGGCAGGGCGAAGCTTCGTATTCGATTGGATCGGGCCAGGCTTGGCAATTTGGGAGATAACCGCTCTGTTGGTGAAGGGGTAAGGGAACTGCGGGTCGATTTCGGCCCTGGTTATCGTGTGTATTTTGCCCTTGACGGTGCCCATGTTGTTCTCCTTCTTCTGGGGGGAGACAAGTCATCGCAGACGAGGGATATCGCCAAGGCAAAAGAGTATTGGCAGGATTATCAGCGGAGAAGAGACCATGGCCAAGTCCACTGA
- a CDS encoding HAD family hydrolase, whose amino-acid sequence MSQVRSIVFDLDGTLYTDDGLAAEIQTMAARLVADSRGVGLKEGRALLRKSKRRLAEMLEEEPTLTRTCQTLGIEAVDFHRAMQTQVRPENFLSTDPILQALLESLAEGWDLYLYTNNNLALSEKILALLGVESYFKRLYTIEFNWTPKPDVDTLRRILEDIGGEPESFLFVGDRESVDLKAPRMLGIPTLLVTETADLLRIHQWLGMIP is encoded by the coding sequence ATGAGTCAGGTGCGTTCTATCGTCTTCGATCTCGACGGCACCCTCTATACGGACGACGGTCTCGCCGCCGAGATTCAGACCATGGCCGCGCGGCTGGTGGCCGATTCCCGGGGGGTGGGGCTGAAGGAAGGCCGCGCCCTACTGCGCAAGTCCAAACGGCGTCTGGCCGAAATGCTTGAAGAGGAACCGACGCTGACCCGCACCTGCCAGACCCTGGGCATCGAGGCCGTCGACTTTCATCGCGCCATGCAGACCCAGGTCCGTCCCGAAAACTTCCTCAGTACCGACCCCATTCTGCAAGCCCTGCTCGAATCCCTGGCCGAAGGCTGGGATCTCTATCTCTACACCAACAACAACCTCGCTCTCTCCGAAAAAATCCTCGCCCTGCTCGGGGTCGAAAGCTACTTCAAGCGCCTCTACACCATCGAATTCAACTGGACCCCCAAGCCCGACGTCGACACCCTGCGACGCATTCTTGAAGACATCGGCGGCGAGCCGGAAAGCTTCCTCTTCGTCGGCGACCGCGAATCCGTCGACCTCAAAGCTCCGAGAATGCTAGGCATTCCCACCCTCCTCGTCACCGAAACCGCCGACCTGCTGCGCATTCATCAGTGGTTGGGGATGATTCCGTAA
- a CDS encoding glycerophosphodiester phosphodiesterase — translation MELFIWAHRGAAADAPENTLVAFAAAEAAGADGIELDVHLSRDGVPVVIHDERVERTTDGRGAVAELRLAELRRLDAGSWFAPRFAGEPIPVLDEVLDWADDRLRLNIEIKDASAGRALLDLLPRYPRARVLVSSFNHRLLESLRRAEPRLPLGFLFEEEGWHRVLRRALACGAESLHPREDCVSRPLLAACKRAGLAVYPWTLDDPGRIRALRRLGIDGLFTNDPLAVGRQ, via the coding sequence ATGGAATTATTCATTTGGGCCCACCGGGGGGCCGCCGCCGATGCGCCGGAGAATACCCTGGTCGCCTTCGCCGCCGCCGAAGCCGCCGGGGCCGACGGCATCGAGCTGGATGTGCATCTGAGCCGCGACGGCGTGCCGGTGGTCATTCACGACGAGCGCGTCGAGCGTACCACCGACGGCCGTGGCGCCGTCGCCGAGTTGCGCCTGGCGGAACTGCGCCGCCTCGATGCCGGAAGCTGGTTTGCCCCGCGTTTTGCCGGTGAGCCGATTCCGGTGCTGGACGAAGTGCTCGACTGGGCCGACGACCGCCTGCGCCTCAATATCGAAATCAAGGACGCCTCGGCCGGGCGCGCGCTGCTCGATCTGCTCCCCCGTTATCCCCGGGCGCGGGTGCTGGTTTCTTCCTTCAATCATCGGCTGCTCGAAAGTCTGCGGCGGGCCGAGCCCCGCTTGCCCCTCGGCTTTCTCTTCGAAGAGGAGGGTTGGCATCGGGTGTTGCGGCGGGCGCTGGCCTGCGGCGCCGAAAGTCTCCATCCCCGGGAGGATTGTGTCAGCCGTCCGCTGCTCGCCGCCTGCAAACGTGCGGGGCTGGCGGTTTACCCCTGGACCCTCGACGATCCCGGCCGCATTCGCGCCCTACGCCGCCTCGGCATCGACGGGCTCTTCACCAACGATCCGCTCGCTGTCGGGCGGCAGTGA
- the glpX gene encoding class II fructose-bisphosphatase, producing the protein MDRNLALELVRVTEAAALASSRWVGKGDKVAADDAATEAMRRVLGSMEINGTVVIGEGEMDEAPMLYIGEQLGSGAGPEVDIAVDPLEGTSICAKGMNGSIATIALAPRDGFLHAPDMYMEKLVVGPLAKGAIDINETPAVNLRRVAEAKGRRVEELTVVILDRPRHERMVTEIRKAGARIHLISDGDVAPAIAAAVEESGVDLLMGIGGAPEGVLAAAALKCLGGDMQGRLVFMSKEERNRAQGMGINDFDRVYGIDDMAKGDVFFAATGITSGDLLKGVRYFPGGASTHSIVMRSKSRTVRFIEARHHFEHKPGL; encoded by the coding sequence ATGGATCGCAATCTGGCATTGGAACTGGTACGCGTTACCGAAGCGGCGGCCCTGGCCAGCAGCCGCTGGGTCGGCAAGGGGGACAAGGTCGCGGCGGATGACGCCGCCACCGAGGCCATGCGCCGCGTCCTCGGCTCGATGGAGATCAACGGCACGGTGGTCATCGGCGAGGGGGAGATGGACGAAGCGCCGATGCTCTACATCGGTGAGCAGCTCGGCAGCGGCGCCGGACCGGAGGTGGACATCGCCGTCGATCCTCTGGAAGGTACCAGCATCTGCGCCAAAGGGATGAACGGGTCCATCGCCACCATTGCCCTCGCCCCGCGCGACGGCTTTCTCCATGCTCCGGATATGTATATGGAAAAACTCGTCGTCGGCCCCCTGGCGAAAGGCGCCATCGACATCAACGAAACCCCGGCGGTCAATCTGCGCCGAGTCGCCGAGGCCAAGGGCCGCCGGGTGGAGGAGCTGACCGTGGTCATCCTCGACCGCCCCCGGCACGAGCGCATGGTCACCGAAATCCGCAAGGCCGGCGCCCGCATCCACCTCATCAGCGACGGCGACGTCGCCCCGGCCATCGCGGCGGCGGTGGAGGAGAGCGGCGTCGACCTGCTCATGGGCATCGGCGGCGCCCCGGAAGGGGTGCTGGCAGCGGCGGCCCTCAAGTGCCTGGGCGGCGACATGCAGGGGCGTCTGGTCTTCATGAGCAAGGAAGAGCGCAACCGCGCCCAAGGGATGGGGATCAACGACTTCGACCGGGTCTACGGCATCGACGACATGGCCAAGGGGGATGTCTTCTTCGCCGCCACCGGCATCACCAGCGGCGACCTGCTCAAAGGGGTGCGCTATTTCCCCGGGGGCGCCTCTACCCACTCCATCGTCATGCGTTCGAAAAGCCGCACCGTACGTTTCATCGAGGCCCGGCATCATTTCGAGCACAAACCGGGTCTTTAA
- a CDS encoding cytidylate kinase family protein, whose product MAIITISREMGSSGIPIAHKAADKLGYTLIDGDAIRKVAADYGLSPEALENADEKPPAFVQTVDTKTEANFHRIQLIILEYALKGNVIIYGRGGQDLLKDIDSVLRVRIIAPFEDRVERWAEREWLDPDLARVLVRKSDQQRAGFIKYYFDRDWNDPLAYDLIINTLSLSEETAVKLICDAIKDRNLNERKDHCKKILQDLIIRKKIETTLFAKGTICGLHQYHFHVRVSDGQVTLDGYLHSREDLKTVLDVVAGVDGIKGVTNNLELRQFQANPREH is encoded by the coding sequence ATGGCGATCATCACAATCTCTCGCGAAATGGGCAGCTCGGGCATCCCCATCGCCCACAAGGCCGCGGATAAACTCGGTTACACCTTGATCGACGGCGACGCCATCCGCAAGGTTGCCGCCGACTACGGGCTTTCCCCCGAGGCGCTGGAAAACGCCGACGAAAAGCCGCCGGCCTTCGTCCAGACGGTCGATACGAAGACCGAGGCCAATTTTCACCGCATTCAGCTGATCATCCTCGAATACGCCCTCAAGGGGAATGTCATCATCTACGGGCGCGGCGGCCAGGATCTACTCAAGGATATCGACAGCGTCCTGCGGGTGCGCATCATCGCTCCCTTCGAAGACCGGGTCGAGCGCTGGGCCGAACGGGAATGGCTCGATCCTGATCTCGCCCGGGTGCTGGTCCGTAAATCTGACCAGCAGCGCGCCGGCTTCATCAAATACTATTTCGACCGCGACTGGAATGATCCCCTCGCCTACGATCTCATCATCAACACCCTGAGCCTCTCCGAGGAAACCGCCGTCAAGCTCATCTGCGACGCCATCAAGGACCGCAACCTGAACGAGCGGAAGGATCACTGCAAGAAGATCCTTCAGGATCTGATCATCCGCAAGAAGATCGAGACCACCCTCTTCGCCAAGGGGACAATCTGCGGTCTGCACCAGTACCATTTCCATGTCAGGGTCAGCGATGGCCAGGTCACCCTGGACGGCTACCTGCACAGCCGCGAGGACCTCAAAACGGTCCTCGACGTGGTCGCGGGCGTCGACGGTATCAAGGGCGTGACCAACAACCTGGAGTTGCGCCAGTTCCAGGCCAACCCCCGGGAGCACTGA